The Methylomarinum vadi genome has a window encoding:
- a CDS encoding Na(+)-translocating NADH-quinone reductase subunit C — protein MSNGNLKERLEKCEHYQKFNAYKEKILALSNDSLEKTIAVALALCFVCAILVSFAAVALRPIQATNKAMDMKKNILEVAGILTDDANIHQDFAEKIEEKLVDIETGEYVENKDPSEYDQRKAAKDPAQNIVIPAEKDIASIRTKAKIAKVYLVKDGSELQSIILPVHGYGLWSTMYGFLALEADGQTVKSINFYDQAETPGLGGEVVNPNWRALWQGKKVYNEAGEPVLSLVKGTVDPSKPGSEYKVDGLAGATLTSKGVSNLIQYWMSAEGFKPYLDKIRTNG, from the coding sequence ATGTCTAATGGAAATCTAAAAGAACGATTAGAAAAATGTGAGCATTATCAGAAGTTTAATGCCTATAAAGAAAAAATTCTGGCATTAAGCAACGATAGTTTGGAGAAAACCATTGCCGTCGCCTTGGCGTTGTGTTTCGTCTGTGCGATTCTGGTGTCTTTTGCCGCGGTCGCGTTAAGGCCGATTCAGGCAACCAACAAGGCCATGGACATGAAGAAGAATATCCTCGAAGTGGCTGGCATACTGACCGATGATGCCAATATTCACCAGGATTTTGCCGAGAAGATCGAGGAAAAACTGGTCGACATCGAAACCGGTGAGTATGTGGAAAACAAGGATCCGTCCGAATATGATCAGCGCAAGGCTGCAAAAGACCCGGCGCAAAATATCGTAATACCGGCGGAAAAAGATATTGCCAGCATCCGGACCAAGGCAAAAATCGCCAAGGTTTATCTGGTCAAAGACGGCAGTGAGTTACAATCCATTATTCTGCCGGTTCACGGCTATGGCCTGTGGTCGACCATGTATGGTTTCCTGGCTTTGGAAGCCGATGGTCAAACAGTCAAGAGCATCAACTTCTACGATCAAGCGGAAACTCCGGGCTTAGGCGGTGAAGTGGTCAATCCTAATTGGCGTGCTTTGTGGCAAGGCAAGAAAGTTTATAACGAGGCCGGTGAACCAGTACTGTCCTTAGTCAAGGGAACGGTGGACCCATCTAAACCAGGCTCGGAGTACAAAGTCGATGGTTTGGCCGGTGCGACTTTGACGAGTAAAGGGGTTAGCAATTTAATTCAATACTGGATGAGTGCGGAAGGATTCAAGCCTTATCTGGATAAGATCAGAACCAATGGTTAG
- the nqrE gene encoding NADH:ubiquinone reductase (Na(+)-transporting) subunit E: protein MNAYVSLFVKAVFVENLALAFFLGMCTFLAVSKKISTAMGLGIAVLIVQAITVPVNNIIYHTLLKEDALSWMGITGVDLSFLALLSCIGMIAALVQILEMVLDKFFPALYHALGVFLPLITVNCAILGGSLFMIERDYDLGESLVYGVGSGFGWALAITVLAGVREKLKYSDIPAGLQGLGITFITAGLMSLGFMAFSGIQL, encoded by the coding sequence ATGAATGCATATGTCAGTCTTTTTGTTAAAGCGGTTTTCGTCGAAAACCTGGCTTTGGCGTTCTTCCTGGGGATGTGTACTTTCCTGGCGGTATCGAAAAAAATCTCGACGGCGATGGGCTTAGGGATTGCGGTATTGATAGTGCAAGCGATTACCGTGCCGGTGAACAACATCATCTATCACACCTTGTTGAAAGAAGATGCCTTGTCTTGGATGGGGATTACCGGCGTCGACCTGAGCTTCTTGGCGTTGTTGAGCTGTATCGGCATGATTGCCGCATTGGTACAGATCTTGGAAATGGTATTGGATAAATTCTTTCCGGCTTTGTATCACGCGTTGGGCGTGTTCTTGCCATTGATCACGGTAAACTGCGCGATTCTCGGCGGTAGTCTGTTCATGATCGAACGTGATTACGACCTGGGCGAAAGTTTGGTTTACGGTGTCGGCAGTGGTTTCGGTTGGGCATTGGCTATCACGGTATTGGCCGGTGTGCGCGAGAAACTGAAATACAGCGATATACCGGCCGGTTTGCAAGGCCTGGGTATCACTTTTATTACCGCGGGTCTGATGTCGCTAGGCTTCATGGCTTTTTCTGGAATCCAACTATAG
- a CDS encoding NADH:ubiquinone reductase (Na(+)-transporting) subunit D, giving the protein MSAVISSETKKVLTTPLVNNNPITLQILGICSALAVTSQMSTSLIMAIALTSVTACSSAAISAIRNHIPSSIRIIVQMTIIASLVIVVDQILKAFAYEISKQLSVFVGLIITNCIVMGRAEAYAMKNPPLASFIDGIGNGLGYSLILVIVAFFRELLGSGKLLGIEIFQLTKDGGWYDPNGLMLLPPSAFFIIGLIIWVFRQWKPEQVEHQDFQIMDIAHGEGGHH; this is encoded by the coding sequence ATGAGTGCTGTTATATCTAGCGAAACTAAGAAAGTTCTAACCACGCCGTTGGTTAACAACAACCCGATTACGCTGCAAATATTGGGTATTTGTTCGGCGTTGGCGGTGACATCGCAAATGTCGACGTCATTGATCATGGCGATCGCGTTGACTTCGGTCACGGCCTGTTCCAGTGCCGCGATCAGTGCGATCCGTAACCACATTCCAAGCAGTATCCGTATCATCGTGCAAATGACGATCATCGCGTCGTTGGTGATCGTGGTTGACCAAATATTGAAGGCGTTTGCCTATGAAATCAGCAAACAATTGTCGGTATTCGTTGGTCTGATCATCACCAACTGTATCGTGATGGGGCGCGCCGAAGCCTATGCGATGAAAAACCCGCCGTTGGCGAGTTTCATCGATGGCATCGGTAACGGTTTGGGCTACAGCTTAATTCTGGTGATCGTCGCCTTTTTTCGTGAACTGTTGGGTTCCGGTAAGTTATTGGGAATCGAAATATTCCAATTGACCAAAGACGGCGGCTGGTACGACCCGAACGGCTTGATGTTGTTGCCGCCTAGCGCGTTCTTCATCATCGGCCTGATTATCTGGGTATTCCGTCAATGGAAGCCGGAACAGGTCGAGCATCAGGATTTCCAAATCATGGATATTGCTCACGGTGAAGGAGGGCACCACTAA